In a genomic window of candidate division WOR-3 bacterium:
- the radC gene encoding DNA repair protein RadC, giving the protein MNRASETGSSRRYTMRDVPAAERPRERLVRYGADKLSGEELLAVLISRGTSGVPVREIAHELLVRFGSVARIAEASIEELKRVPGIGLAKACQLKAAFELARRYLESQVPEQRLELVSPEAVVKLLLPRLIEKKKECFFTVLLDARNRHIRTEQVSVGSLDTTLAHPREVFDAAVHDHAPAIILVHNHPSGDPTPSDEDIRLTKRLVEAGKLLGIRVQDHIIIAGSSYYSFRSRGLL; this is encoded by the coding sequence ATGAACCGAGCGTCGGAAACCGGTTCCTCCAGACGCTACACGATGCGGGATGTGCCGGCAGCGGAACGCCCCCGGGAACGGCTGGTGCGCTATGGTGCGGACAAGCTTTCCGGTGAGGAGCTGCTGGCGGTCCTGATCAGCCGGGGGACTTCCGGTGTGCCGGTGCGGGAGATTGCCCATGAGCTTCTGGTGCGGTTCGGCTCGGTGGCGCGGATTGCGGAGGCAAGCATTGAGGAGCTGAAGCGGGTGCCGGGCATCGGTCTGGCAAAGGCCTGTCAGCTCAAGGCGGCATTTGAGCTGGCACGGCGATACTTGGAAAGTCAGGTTCCGGAGCAGCGGCTGGAACTTGTCTCACCCGAGGCGGTGGTAAAACTGCTGCTGCCGCGCCTGATTGAGAAGAAAAAGGAGTGCTTCTTTACCGTGCTGCTTGACGCCCGGAACCGGCACATCCGGACCGAACAGGTCTCGGTCGGCAGTCTGGACACCACCCTTGCCCATCCGCGTGAGGTGTTTGATGCGGCGGTCCATGACCATGCACCGGCGATAATTCTGGTGCACAATCACCCTTCCGGGGACCCGACACCTTCAGATGAGGATATCAGGTTGACGAAACGGCTGGTGGAGGCGGGCAAGCTCCTGGGAATCAGGGTTCAGGACCACATAATCATTGCCGGCAGTTCCTATTACAGCTTCCGGAGTCGCGGACTGCTGTAG
- a CDS encoding T9SS type A sorting domain-containing protein: MNWQELKPPPVASPIPPADAALCYMGNPVSSEEKVLAVFSGDRYLWSYDVPSDTWYQEIPIGGSDSPGAGASLKFGGFRVKEGIPVNTFYLIKGGRSCEFMVYNRPYVPAKGGYPSFPYWELLAPFMGGQGFHAGADLAMYHPDPYKIPAPDTIFAMRGDGIYFGLYRISQNCWELRDSILDDGAYAGGALVSHPRWGDIRDDDPPFEEGPSYSVNSILHCFRGENREGKPTYDFDCYDVYSSGSERWNGDAPNPVYKVSSGSDLCFGGIWYRYNGQIRFKECIWASFGGKMPVPNWYIGIHYRNPFLWEQNSEPGGSQSAIAPVREDGRIKVLPSVARDDILFQLSGTGTGEVCIYSGSGQLVRHLQLNSGSVTWDLKTEDGKKVPAGVYIYQVQAGGKETRGKLTIRR; the protein is encoded by the coding sequence TTGAACTGGCAGGAACTGAAGCCACCGCCCGTTGCCAGCCCAATTCCACCGGCAGATGCTGCACTGTGCTATATGGGTAATCCAGTAAGCTCGGAAGAAAAGGTTCTGGCGGTATTTTCTGGTGACCGGTATCTCTGGAGTTATGATGTGCCAAGTGATACTTGGTATCAGGAGATACCGATTGGCGGAAGTGATTCGCCGGGTGCTGGAGCGAGTCTGAAGTTTGGAGGGTTTCGAGTGAAAGAGGGAATTCCCGTCAATACCTTCTACCTGATAAAAGGGGGCAGAAGTTGTGAATTTATGGTTTACAATCGGCCTTATGTTCCGGCAAAGGGTGGTTACCCGTCGTTCCCATACTGGGAACTACTTGCTCCATTCATGGGCGGTCAGGGATTCCATGCTGGTGCAGATCTGGCGATGTATCATCCTGATCCTTATAAAATTCCGGCACCGGACACGATTTTTGCGATGAGGGGAGATGGAATATATTTCGGACTTTACCGGATCAGCCAGAATTGTTGGGAGCTGAGAGATAGTATCCTTGACGATGGTGCGTATGCCGGAGGTGCGTTGGTTTCTCATCCGCGCTGGGGTGATATCCGTGATGATGATCCGCCGTTTGAGGAGGGGCCTTCATATTCTGTCAATTCCATCCTGCACTGCTTCCGGGGGGAGAACAGGGAGGGAAAACCCACTTATGACTTTGACTGTTATGATGTCTATTCTTCTGGCAGCGAGCGTTGGAACGGTGATGCGCCCAATCCTGTTTATAAAGTAAGTTCCGGTTCTGATCTCTGTTTTGGCGGAATCTGGTATCGCTACAACGGACAGATTCGGTTTAAAGAATGTATCTGGGCAAGTTTCGGCGGGAAAATGCCGGTGCCCAACTGGTATATCGGGATTCACTACCGTAATCCGTTTCTCTGGGAGCAAAACTCTGAACCAGGAGGTTCCCAGTCGGCGATAGCACCGGTCAGGGAGGACGGCAGGATTAAAGTTCTGCCATCGGTTGCCCGGGATGACATTTTATTTCAGTTGTCCGGCACCGGCACTGGTGAAGTTTGTATTTATTCCGGTTCCGGACAGCTGGTGCGTCATTTACAGCTGAATTCCGGGAGTGTCACCTGGGATCTCAAGACAGAGGATGGCAAGAAGGTGCCTGCCGGTGTCTACATCTATCAGGTGCAAGCCGGCGGGAAAGAGACAAGAGGAAAGTTAACCATCAGGAGGTAA
- the rfbD gene encoding dTDP-4-dehydrorhamnose reductase — MKKVLVTGSGGLLGRELMRFLEATGEPVTGWDLPEHDITRIEECINAIHEENPEVIFHLAAWTDVDGCEAEPARALAVNFQGTWAVALGAAETGCKLVYLSTDYVFDGRKRKPYRESDKPNPLSVYGRSKYLGEQVVMKNCRRYFIVRTSRLFGRHGRNFVNTILSRAKVDDELRVVNDQTGSPTYAKDLCLPLVRLARSEHYGIYHLTNSGQCTWFEFAREIVRLAGLNCEVIPITTAESGRRAPRPAYSVLDNHHYRRRFGLELRPWQEALRSYLDEIQAAETGG; from the coding sequence ATGAAGAAGGTGCTGGTAACAGGCTCTGGCGGGCTTTTGGGCAGGGAGCTGATGCGTTTTCTTGAAGCAACGGGTGAACCGGTTACCGGCTGGGACCTGCCGGAGCATGATATTACCCGGATTGAGGAGTGTATTAACGCCATCCACGAGGAAAATCCGGAGGTGATCTTTCATCTCGCCGCCTGGACCGATGTTGACGGCTGTGAGGCGGAGCCGGCGCGGGCGCTGGCGGTAAATTTTCAGGGGACCTGGGCGGTGGCGCTCGGTGCGGCGGAAACAGGGTGTAAACTGGTGTATTTATCAACCGATTATGTTTTTGATGGCAGGAAGCGGAAACCCTACCGGGAGAGCGACAAGCCCAATCCGCTTTCGGTCTACGGCAGAAGCAAATACCTGGGGGAGCAGGTGGTGATGAAGAACTGCCGGCGGTATTTTATTGTCCGGACGAGCCGGCTTTTCGGCCGACACGGCAGAAATTTTGTCAATACGATTCTCAGCCGGGCAAAGGTGGACGATGAGCTGCGGGTGGTCAATGACCAGACCGGTTCGCCGACCTATGCGAAAGATCTGTGTCTGCCACTGGTGCGGCTTGCTCGCTCCGAACATTACGGTATCTATCATCTGACCAATTCCGGTCAGTGCACTTGGTTCGAGTTTGCCCGGGAGATTGTCAGGCTTGCCGGCTTGAACTGCGAGGTCATACCGATTACGACCGCCGAAAGCGGGCGCCGGGCACCAAGGCCCGCATATTCGGTGCTGGACAATCATCATTACCGGCGCCGGTTCGGTTTGGAGTTGAGACCCTGGCAGGAGGCATTAAGGAGTTATCTGGATGAGATACAGGCAGCCGAAACTGGCGGTTGA
- a CDS encoding NUDIX hydrolase encodes MRYRQPKLAVDCIIRLQDRVVLIYRRNEPKGWALPGGFVNYGETVEQAVVREVREETDLELDNLQQFHVYSDPKRDPRGHCVSVVFTAEGRGEPRAGDDAGKVMLLELDQLDEVNLVFDHRQILEDYRRRCGANPDRR; translated from the coding sequence ATGAGATACAGGCAGCCGAAACTGGCGGTTGACTGCATAATCCGGCTACAGGACCGGGTGGTGCTGATTTACCGACGTAATGAGCCGAAGGGCTGGGCACTGCCGGGCGGTTTTGTGAACTACGGCGAGACGGTGGAGCAGGCGGTGGTGCGGGAGGTCCGGGAGGAAACCGATCTGGAGCTGGATAATCTCCAGCAGTTTCATGTCTATTCTGATCCGAAGCGGGATCCGCGCGGGCATTGCGTTTCAGTGGTCTTTACCGCTGAGGGCAGAGGTGAACCCCGTGCCGGTGATGATGCGGGTAAAGTCATGCTGCTGGAGCTGGACCAGCTGGATGAAGTTAATTTAGTTTTTGACCACCGGCAGATTCTTGAGGATTACCGTCGGCGGTGCGGTGCTAATCCGGATAGGCGTTAA
- a CDS encoding glutamate mutase L: MDKPKFDKTKITRILATDCGSTTTKAILIEKRGSEYRLIVRGEAPTTVEAPFEDVTKGVLNSVMEVEELSGVKLVKGEGIYKPKASEKEGTDIYISTSSAGGGLQMMVAGVVLTMTGESAARAALGAGAIVMDVIASNDGRLPHEKIERIRTLRPDMILLSGGVDGGTVSHVVELAELIAAADPKPRFGIGYNLPVIYAGNKDARELVLKTLKDKTSLVIVENIRPVLERENLGPARHKIHDLFMEHVMAHAPGYRKLMEWTDVPIMPTPGAVGLLIENIGKSQGIAVLGVDIGGATTDVFSVFQGIFNRTVSANLGMSYSVSNVLAEAGERNIIRWLPLDIPTSEVRNRIRNKMIRPTTIPSTLEDLKLEQAIAREALRLALQHHKSMAVGLKGVQQERTISDAFAQARTGETLVNMMELALIVGSGGALSHAPRRAQAAMMLLDAFQPEGVTRLTVDSIFMMPHLGVLTEVHSEAAQEVFEKDCLIHLGTSIAPAGQGKEGKTCVHVRIIKNNGETLEAKVNFGDIQCLPLPVGEKAKAVITPERGFDVGAGSGKTVEAEVEGGLSGVIIDARGRPLVLPEDDNTRRQQLNKWAKQLNAYPD; the protein is encoded by the coding sequence ATGGACAAACCAAAGTTTGATAAAACAAAGATTACCCGTATCCTTGCCACTGACTGTGGCTCCACTACCACCAAGGCAATTCTGATTGAGAAACGGGGCAGTGAATACCGGCTGATCGTCCGGGGCGAGGCGCCGACGACAGTCGAAGCCCCGTTTGAAGATGTAACCAAAGGTGTGCTCAATTCGGTGATGGAGGTGGAAGAACTTTCGGGTGTTAAACTGGTCAAGGGTGAAGGCATCTACAAACCCAAAGCGAGTGAAAAGGAAGGAACCGACATCTACATTTCCACCTCCTCAGCTGGTGGCGGCTTGCAGATGATGGTTGCCGGTGTCGTACTCACGATGACCGGAGAGAGTGCGGCGCGGGCAGCGCTGGGTGCCGGCGCCATCGTCATGGATGTCATCGCCTCCAACGACGGCCGGCTTCCTCACGAAAAGATCGAGCGCATCCGGACCCTCCGGCCGGACATGATTCTGCTCTCCGGCGGGGTTGATGGCGGCACCGTTTCCCATGTTGTAGAACTGGCAGAACTGATCGCCGCGGCCGATCCCAAACCCCGTTTCGGTATCGGCTACAACCTGCCGGTTATCTATGCCGGCAACAAGGACGCCCGGGAGCTGGTTCTCAAGACATTGAAGGATAAAACCAGTCTGGTGATTGTGGAAAACATCCGGCCCGTGCTTGAGCGGGAAAATCTCGGACCAGCACGGCACAAGATCCATGACCTGTTCATGGAACATGTGATGGCACACGCACCCGGCTACCGGAAACTGATGGAATGGACCGATGTCCCGATCATGCCCACACCGGGTGCGGTCGGACTGCTGATTGAAAACATCGGCAAGAGTCAGGGGATTGCAGTTCTGGGGGTGGACATCGGCGGTGCCACCACCGATGTCTTCAGCGTATTTCAGGGCATCTTCAACCGCACCGTCTCCGCCAACCTCGGAATGTCCTATTCCGTCTCCAATGTGCTGGCTGAAGCCGGAGAAAGGAACATCATCCGCTGGCTGCCCCTCGACATCCCGACAAGCGAGGTCCGGAACCGGATTCGCAACAAGATGATCCGGCCTACTACTATTCCTTCAACTTTGGAGGACCTGAAGCTGGAGCAGGCAATTGCCCGCGAAGCCCTGCGTCTGGCACTTCAACACCACAAATCGATGGCGGTCGGACTCAAGGGTGTCCAGCAGGAGCGAACCATTTCCGATGCCTTTGCGCAGGCGCGCACCGGTGAAACGCTTGTCAATATGATGGAACTGGCGCTGATCGTCGGCTCCGGCGGTGCTCTTTCCCATGCCCCGCGCCGGGCGCAGGCGGCAATGATGCTTTTGGACGCATTTCAACCCGAAGGAGTCACCCGGCTCACCGTCGACTCCATCTTCATGATGCCTCATCTCGGGGTGCTGACTGAAGTCCATTCGGAGGCGGCACAGGAAGTCTTTGAAAAAGACTGTCTGATTCACCTCGGCACGAGCATCGCACCGGCGGGCCAGGGCAAGGAAGGCAAAACCTGTGTTCATGTCAGGATAATCAAGAATAATGGAGAAACACTGGAGGCAAAGGTTAACTTCGGTGACATTCAGTGCCTGCCACTCCCGGTAGGTGAAAAAGCAAAGGCAGTGATCACTCCAGAGCGGGGGTTTGATGTCGGTGCCGGCTCGGGTAAGACCGTTGAAGCAGAAGTGGAAGGCGGATTATCCGGAGTGATAATTGACGCTCGCGGCCGGCCGCTGGTTTTGCCCGAAGATGACAACACCCGGCGCCAGCAGCTCAACAAATGGGCAAAGCAGCTTAACGCCTATCCGGATTAG
- the gcvPB gene encoding aminomethyl-transferring glycine dehydrogenase subunit GcvPB, with protein sequence MKPEKSLFELSCPGRCAWSLPELDVPAIDPAAVFGSDMVRADNRLPELSEIDIIRHFTRLSTLNHHVDKGFYPLGSCTMKYNPKVNELTSRLPGFTSLHPYEPETLIQGALQLMFELGEFLKEITGFDAVTLQPAAGAHGELTGIMMVRKYFEKNGENRNLVLVPDSAHGTNPASVVLSGFQAVQIKSNDQGLIDPQELVRTCNSCVACLMVTNPNTLGLFESEIKRICEIMHEQGALVYLDGANLNAYLGIHRPADAGFDLMHINLHKTFSTPHGGGGPGAGPVAVKKHLEPFLPRPVIVKGEKGYRLEYDRPDSIGRVLGSLGQFLVLVRAYTYIRMLGAEGLKRVAECAVLNANYIRRELEGIYELPYARRSLHEVVFSGNNLKQHGVRTLDVAKRLLDFGLHAPTVYFPLIVPEALMIEPTETESRESLDEFIRTMKQIAEEARTQPEILHNAPHTTPVRRLDEARASRLLDVNYQE encoded by the coding sequence ATGAAACCGGAAAAATCGCTCTTTGAACTTTCCTGTCCGGGCAGATGCGCCTGGTCTCTGCCGGAGCTTGATGTTCCTGCAATTGACCCGGCTGCCGTCTTCGGTTCTGATATGGTTCGGGCTGATAATCGCCTCCCCGAACTGTCGGAAATTGACATCATCCGCCATTTCACCCGGCTCTCCACGCTGAACCACCATGTAGATAAAGGTTTCTATCCGCTGGGCTCCTGCACGATGAAATACAACCCCAAAGTCAACGAACTGACCAGCAGGTTACCCGGCTTTACCAGCCTTCATCCCTACGAACCGGAAACGCTGATTCAGGGTGCGCTCCAGCTGATGTTTGAACTCGGAGAATTTCTGAAGGAGATTACCGGATTTGATGCTGTAACCTTGCAGCCCGCTGCCGGTGCCCACGGTGAACTCACCGGCATCATGATGGTACGCAAGTATTTTGAAAAAAATGGCGAGAACCGTAATCTTGTGCTTGTGCCCGACTCGGCACACGGCACCAACCCCGCTTCAGTAGTGCTTTCCGGATTTCAGGCGGTCCAGATCAAATCCAATGACCAAGGACTGATTGACCCGCAGGAACTGGTGCGTACCTGCAACAGCTGTGTCGCCTGCCTGATGGTGACCAATCCCAACACCCTCGGACTGTTTGAGTCGGAGATCAAACGGATTTGTGAAATCATGCACGAACAGGGTGCGCTCGTCTATCTTGATGGTGCCAACCTCAACGCCTATCTAGGAATTCACCGCCCGGCTGATGCCGGGTTTGATCTGATGCACATCAATCTGCACAAAACCTTCTCCACTCCGCACGGTGGGGGCGGACCGGGTGCCGGACCGGTTGCAGTCAAAAAACACCTAGAGCCATTTCTGCCCCGGCCGGTAATTGTCAAAGGCGAAAAGGGTTACAGGCTGGAATATGACCGTCCTGATTCTATCGGCAGGGTTCTGGGTTCCCTGGGCCAGTTTTTGGTTCTGGTCCGCGCCTACACCTACATCCGCATGCTCGGTGCCGAAGGTCTGAAGCGGGTCGCCGAATGTGCGGTGCTCAACGCCAACTACATCCGCCGTGAACTGGAAGGAATTTATGAACTTCCCTACGCCCGGCGGTCCCTGCATGAAGTGGTCTTTTCCGGCAACAACCTCAAACAGCACGGCGTCCGGACGCTGGATGTGGCGAAACGGCTGCTTGATTTCGGCCTGCATGCACCCACCGTCTACTTTCCGTTGATCGTACCGGAGGCACTAATGATTGAACCGACCGAAACCGAATCCCGGGAATCACTCGATGAATTTATCAGGACAATGAAACAGATCGCTGAAGAAGCCCGGACGCAACCGGAAATTCTCCACAATGCTCCCCACACCACTCCGGTGCGCCGGCTTGATGAGGCACGGGCGTCAAGATTGCTGGATGTCAACTATCAGGAATAG
- a CDS encoding DUF6485 family protein gives MECNLKANRKNCTCTYEPCARKGRCCECVAYHRQHGEIPGCFFSPEAERTYDRSIDRLITSMRKK, from the coding sequence ATGGAATGTAACCTGAAGGCAAACCGCAAAAATTGCACCTGCACCTATGAACCGTGCGCGCGGAAAGGACGCTGCTGTGAATGTGTCGCCTATCACCGTCAGCACGGGGAAATTCCCGGCTGCTTCTTTTCCCCGGAAGCAGAAAGAACCTATGACCGGTCGATTGACCGGCTGATCACCAGTATGAGGAAGAAATGA
- the gcvPA gene encoding aminomethyl-transferring glycine dehydrogenase subunit GcvPA: MNYTPHTPEDIRQMLDRIGVKNIEELFDTIPEELKYRHRFNLPRPLSEPEVISELSRLASLNAGTDQLVCFAGAGAYDHYRPALIDTIISRPEFYTAYTPYQAEVSQGTLQSIYEFQSLVCRLFEMEVANASMYDCASALAETVHMARDITGRAQVLVSNTVNPVYREVINTYAHGLNVPIVAIPDNNLLTDLNALQKLLNTDTAAVIIQHPNFFGALEPVQEIGRLIHETGGLLIVAVDPISLGILQPPGAYDADIAVAEGQGLGIPLSLGGPYLGILTAKKKYIRHMPGRIAARTVDVEGRTGYVLALQTREQHIRRERATSNICTNQALCALAATVYLAWMGKEGIKEVARQCLAKTTYLATAIAGIPGFKLPASAPCFKEFVVETPAPADEIIAAGVQKGILPGVDLGQFNPQWQNRLLVAVTEKRTRQELDQYLSFIKKFRSNYGM, encoded by the coding sequence TTGAATTACACGCCCCATACTCCGGAAGATATTCGCCAGATGCTGGACCGCATCGGCGTTAAAAACATTGAGGAACTTTTTGACACTATCCCGGAAGAACTCAAATACCGGCACCGGTTTAACCTTCCCCGACCTCTTTCCGAACCCGAAGTAATCAGCGAACTCAGCCGGCTCGCCAGCCTCAACGCCGGCACGGACCAGCTGGTCTGTTTTGCCGGGGCAGGTGCCTATGACCATTACCGGCCGGCACTTATCGATACGATCATCTCCCGGCCTGAATTCTATACCGCGTATACCCCCTATCAGGCTGAAGTCAGTCAGGGGACACTCCAGTCAATCTATGAATTCCAGTCCCTTGTCTGCCGGTTGTTTGAAATGGAGGTTGCCAATGCCTCCATGTATGACTGCGCCTCTGCCCTCGCGGAGACAGTTCACATGGCACGGGACATTACCGGTCGTGCTCAGGTGCTCGTCAGTAATACTGTCAATCCGGTTTACCGGGAGGTGATTAACACCTATGCCCATGGCTTGAATGTCCCGATTGTCGCCATTCCGGACAATAACCTGCTCACCGATCTCAATGCACTCCAGAAACTGCTCAACACCGATACCGCGGCAGTGATCATTCAGCATCCGAATTTCTTCGGCGCGCTGGAACCGGTTCAGGAAATCGGCCGGCTGATTCACGAAACTGGTGGACTGCTTATTGTTGCCGTTGACCCGATATCCCTCGGTATCCTTCAACCACCCGGCGCCTATGATGCCGACATTGCGGTCGCAGAAGGTCAGGGGCTGGGTATTCCCCTTTCCCTAGGCGGACCATATCTCGGAATTTTGACTGCCAAGAAGAAATACATCCGTCATATGCCGGGCAGGATTGCCGCCCGCACAGTTGATGTTGAAGGCAGAACTGGCTATGTGCTGGCGCTTCAGACTCGGGAACAGCATATCCGGCGCGAACGTGCCACCTCCAACATCTGCACCAATCAGGCGCTGTGTGCACTGGCTGCCACCGTTTATCTTGCCTGGATGGGCAAAGAGGGAATTAAGGAGGTTGCCCGGCAGTGTCTGGCAAAGACAACATATCTTGCCACTGCTATTGCAGGAATTCCGGGCTTTAAGCTGCCCGCCTCTGCCCCCTGCTTTAAGGAATTTGTCGTTGAAACCCCTGCCCCGGCAGATGAAATTATCGCCGCCGGTGTCCAGAAGGGAATTCTCCCTGGAGTTGATCTCGGGCAGTTCAACCCGCAGTGGCAGAACCGGCTGCTCGTTGCGGTCACGGAAAAACGCACCCGTCAGGAACTTGATCAGTATCTATCATTCATCAAAAAGTTCAGGAGCAACTATGGAATGTAA
- the gcvH gene encoding glycine cleavage system protein GcvH, with translation MAQIPEDLKYTKTHEWVRIEGNIATVGITDFAQHELSDVVYVEITALGKTVRQNDPIGFIEAVKATSDIYAPLSGEVIEANTQIHKAEGEAPAMVNRDPYGQGWLCRIKISNPEEINSLLDHTAYAELVKRSEHH, from the coding sequence ATGGCACAAATTCCCGAGGATCTGAAATATACAAAAACCCACGAGTGGGTAAGAATTGAAGGCAATATTGCCACTGTGGGAATTACCGATTTCGCTCAGCACGAACTTTCCGATGTTGTCTACGTGGAAATCACCGCGCTCGGCAAAACGGTCAGACAGAACGATCCGATCGGCTTTATCGAAGCGGTCAAGGCAACATCGGATATTTACGCCCCACTCTCGGGAGAAGTAATTGAAGCCAATACTCAAATCCACAAGGCGGAAGGCGAGGCGCCGGCAATGGTCAACCGTGATCCGTATGGTCAGGGCTGGCTCTGCCGGATTAAAATCTCCAACCCGGAAGAGATCAACAGCCTGCTGGACCATACCGCCTACGCCGAACTGGTAAAAAGATCGGAGCATCATTGA
- the gcvT gene encoding glycine cleavage system aminomethyltransferase GcvT, with protein sequence MIKQTPFYPRHLSAGGKIVEFAGYHLPVQFKGIIPEHHHVRTKVGVFDVSHMGRIRISGSDALRFINHMTTNDASTLAVYQAQYSIMCYPDGGIVDDLVVYRLPDHYLLVVNGANNEKDTRWLLEHCNGDVRIENITEAVAQLAIQGPKAEPCLQKICSINLAPVGFYWAAEGKIAGIDCLISRTGYTGEDGFELYIPARNALAVWDALMEAGREFEIEPIGLGARDTLRLEMKYCLYGNDIDQTTNPLEAGLGFVVKLDKPGGFIGSEVLKQVAREKPARRLVCLEMLEKAIPRPHLPVFADGNQIGITTSGTMSPSLNKGIALAYVQRQFSSSGTELTIEIRNHRARAVVVPPPFYKSGSRKK encoded by the coding sequence ATGATAAAACAGACTCCATTCTATCCGCGTCATCTGAGTGCCGGCGGCAAAATCGTCGAGTTTGCCGGCTATCATCTACCCGTTCAATTTAAGGGCATAATCCCCGAACATCACCACGTGCGCACGAAAGTAGGTGTATTTGATGTTTCTCATATGGGCAGAATCCGCATCTCGGGAAGCGACGCACTCCGGTTTATCAATCATATGACCACTAACGATGCATCAACATTGGCGGTTTATCAGGCACAGTATTCAATCATGTGTTATCCCGACGGGGGAATTGTCGACGATCTGGTAGTTTACCGCCTGCCAGATCACTATCTACTCGTAGTCAACGGCGCCAATAATGAAAAGGATACCCGGTGGCTGCTTGAACACTGCAACGGCGATGTCCGGATTGAAAACATTACGGAAGCTGTGGCACAGCTGGCGATTCAGGGACCAAAAGCCGAACCCTGTTTGCAGAAAATCTGCTCAATTAATCTTGCACCTGTAGGGTTCTACTGGGCAGCCGAAGGCAAAATTGCTGGCATTGACTGCCTCATCTCCCGTACCGGCTATACCGGGGAAGACGGATTTGAACTCTATATCCCCGCACGAAACGCACTTGCAGTCTGGGATGCACTGATGGAAGCAGGCAGGGAGTTTGAAATTGAACCGATCGGACTTGGTGCCCGTGACACCCTACGGCTAGAAATGAAATACTGTCTCTACGGCAATGACATTGACCAGACCACCAACCCGCTCGAAGCCGGACTCGGCTTCGTCGTTAAGCTGGATAAGCCGGGGGGATTTATCGGTTCCGAGGTATTAAAGCAGGTGGCACGGGAAAAACCGGCACGCCGTCTCGTCTGCCTGGAGATGCTGGAAAAAGCAATTCCCCGCCCCCACCTGCCGGTCTTTGCCGATGGCAATCAGATTGGCATTACGACCTCAGGGACGATGTCCCCTTCGCTGAACAAGGGAATCGCCCTTGCCTATGTCCAGCGGCAGTTTTCATCATCCGGGACCGAGCTGACGATAGAAATCCGCAACCACCGGGCAAGAGCGGTTGTAGTTCCCCCACCATTTTACAAATCCGGCTCAAGAAAGAAATAA